In Anomaloglossus baeobatrachus isolate aAnoBae1 chromosome 3, aAnoBae1.hap1, whole genome shotgun sequence, one genomic interval encodes:
- the SNRPB2 gene encoding U2 small nuclear ribonucleoprotein B'' — translation MRGTFGDKEKKKDKKKNKAQEQAANALNKKPTQMSEIENAIPGGVLSSQVPDNPPNYILFLNNLPEETNEMMLSMLFNQFPGFKEVRLVPGRHDISFVEFENESQAGSARDALQGFKITPSHAMKITYAKK, via the exons ATGCGAGGAACATTTGGAGATAAGGAAAAGAAGAAAGACAAGAAAAAGAACAAAGCTCAAGAACAAGCAGCTAATGCCTTGAATAAGAAGCCAACACAA ATGTCAGAAATAGAAAATGCTATTCCTGGAGGAGTACTGAGCTCACAG GTTCCTGATAACCCACCGAATTACATCCTATTCTTGAATAACCTGCCAGAAGAAACCAACGAGATGATGCTTTCTATGTTGTTTAATCA GTTTCCCGGCTTCAAAGAAgtccgtctggttcctggaagacATGATATTTCTTTTGTAGAGTTTGAAAACGAGAGCCAGGCGGGGTCCGCACGAGATGCACTTCAAGGATTTAAGATTACACCGTCTCATGCTATGAAGATCACATACGCCAAGAAATGA